From the genome of Pelosinus fermentans DSM 17108:
TGATCCGTTTCTCCTAATTCCTTTTTCAAAAGTTCAAAAAGCTCATCTTCCGAAAAATTATCGAATTCCGATTGTGCGAATACGGTGTGATCTGCAGCTTTTTTAGCTTGGACCGGCTTGTTGAAACTGATGTTGCAGAGAGAATACAGATGTTCACTCATTTGCTGTACTGTATTATAATTAAACAACGAAGCTGCTGGAACAATGAAACCCATAGCCTGTTCAAGGGAATTGCGAATAGATAGTGACATCATTGAATTGATGCCCAGTTCCGCAAAAGGTATGTTTTGATCAATTTCAGCCGTGGTAATGGCAAGCTGCCGGGCAACAAGTCCGGCAATAAACTCCGCCAGAGCTTCTCGGCTGTTGATTTTTTCACTGGAAACGCTAAAACTGCTTCTGATTTTATCCAGGGAAGAAGTTCCCACAATTTTGCTCCATTCGCAGTTTAAGTACATTAACTTTGCTTTGTTCCGCTGGATCTTGCCGCTTGTTGTGCGGGGAATATGCATCGGCGGAATAAAGATGATAATTTCCGCCGGGATGCCGTGTACCTTGAGGACATCTTCCCTAATTATTTTTGCCCATTTGTCGCATTGAGGATTTCTGACAGCCGAGCGGTTAACTTCCTGGATTAGAATCAGCTTTTCTTCTCCCTCCTGCGGGACAGAAAAAGCGGCAGCACCGTCTATACGGAGATCGGAGCCAGCATTGAATGCCGTTCTTTCAATGTCCTGCGGATAATAGTTCATACCCCGGATAATGATCAAATCCTTAATTCTGCTGGTGATATAAAGTTCGCCATTTGTATCCTTAAAGCCAAGATCGCCTGTTCTCAGATAAACCTGTCCGTTTTTTTCATCGGCGGGAAATGTATTCTTTGTTTCCTCCGGACGGTTCCAATAGCCTTTTGTTACAGAAGGTCCCGCAAAGCAGATTTCGCCTATTGCCTGCGCGCTGAGTTCTGTACCGTCTTCCGGATTTCTGATTGACAATTGATGCTCGTCCACCACAAAACCGTTGCCAACCAGATAGGTTTCTCCAATCGCTGCTTCATCTGTCATTTGCTGAGAAAACCCAAGATACCCTTTGTCAATTACCGAGATAGAGCCGCTTTGGAGATCCTTTCTGTTTAGTTTCAGCCAGCCGGCCTCTTGTCCTGCTTTATATGCCGACACAACCAGAGAAGCTTCGGCCAGTCCGTACCCCGGCGATAATGTATATTCTCTGAGCCCGAAATGTTGGGCCGTTTTATTGAATTTGAGCAGTGTATTCATATTAACCGGCTCGGCGCCGCAAATAGCTCTTTCCAGAGATTTAAGTGAAATACTTCCCGCTTCGGCATAAGTCAATTTCTCCAGTTTGTCAGCCGCCAGTTCATAGGCGAAATTGGGCGCTGTGGTATGAGTCGCTCCGTAGACTGAAATGGCCTTCATCCAGTTCATAGGCTGTTGCATGAAATCAGCAGGGTTCATTAAAATTACTTTGTAACCGGAATAAATTCCCTGAAGAATACCGAGAATCAAGCCCATATCATGGTAAAAGGGAAGCCAGCTCACCATAACGCTGTCTTCGTGAAACCTAAATTTGTCTTTAATCTGCTTCAGGTTATTCATCAGAGCGGAATGGGTGACCATGACCCCTTTGGGATCTCCGGTGGAACCGGATGTGTACTGCAAAAAAGCCAGCTCATTAAAACCTGAAATAGTTTCGGCAAAAACATCTTCCTGCTCCGAATATACAGGCAGCGCGGATAGCGTTTCGGAATTTTTCAGCATGTCTTTAAGTGAAAAAACACCGGTTTTGTCGGTAATAATGCAGCGGGCCTGAGAATTCATGGAAATATTTTCCCATTTCGCAAGGGACTTATTCCGGCCCGGCATATTTATGGGAACAGGAATTGCGCCAATACGGTTGCAAGCAAGAAATGATACGATGAAATCGATTCCCTGATGAAACATCAGTATACAACGATTGCCTTCGGCAATCTTAAGAGCAGAGAGACTAGAGGAGAGAGCCGATACTCTTAAAAATAATTCCGAATAGGTGATTTCCGATAAATTAAAGGCTGCATCGAGCATTCCGTAAGCGGTTTTATCTGGAGTGTGCTGCGCTCTGAAATTCAGAATCTGAACAACGGATTCAATATTTTTTCTTACTTTTGTATTTCCATCGTTTGTCATATCTTTCTCCTTTTCAAAAAGTATGAACACCCTTTATCTACATTGTAAATCTCCTATCACCCTGGCAAGATCACTTGCATTCGGTTCGGCTACAATGCAAGTGAAGTGATTGCCGGCAATTTTTTGCACTGAAAATTTACCAAGACAAATTTCCTTCCAGAAACCAAGCGTTGTTTCATTCGTCCACGGCATTAAGGCAAAAGGCTCACGCGCCAGAAGAAACCGGATGTCTCCCATATACGGCTGGGGCGTGAAATGGGCGGACTTCAAACTTTGGCGAAAAACCTTAAACATACCCTCAGCCATCTCTACCGGCATTTTGTCGCCAGTAACTTTAGCTACCGCCTCAACATAAACCGTGAAACGATCTCTCGTGGAGAGAACCGAGAGTCTTCTGAACAAATCACCCACCTTATCGAGCCCCTCATCACCGCCTATAGCCAGCGATGCTCCTGCAGGTATACTGTGATTATTGACTTCAAACATGTGCCGCAAACCGCGTACAAATTCATCCTGATTTACGCTGCTGAAACCCGCCTTCTCAAGTGGAATGTGGAGGTTCTGTATAAACAATGATTCAATAACCAAATTATCGTCTATATCATAAAGAACAGGCGGACTGTCAATCAGAACCAGATCCAGCAAATGTATTCCTTTCTCCAGCAGACGTCTTGCCACTTCAACAGCAATCAACCCTCCCAGGCTGTAACCGATCAGCTGCATCTCTTTATGACCTGTTTCAATAAGCCGTTCGGCGTAATCATCCGCAAGATGCTCAATAAGACCCGAATGATCTAATGAACAATACAAATCCGTATCCGCTACAGTTATGCCGATAACAGGACCGCTATTCTGTTCATCCAGATGAGTAAGCAGTTGACGAAAACAATTCATCGTACCAAGACCGGCATGAAAAACAACTCTGAGGGCTCCCGTTCCGCCTCCATAAGAGGTAAGCACCGCATTGCTTGAATTGTTTTTTTGTTGTCTGATGGAATCATCAACAGAAGCGTGTCCGGTCTTATTACTTTGCAAACGCACAAATTCAGCAAGTGCCGCGACAGTCGGATAATTGAGCATCTGTCTGAGCAGAGCATCAAAAGGAATATCAAGCATTAATGACTCACCGGCAAAAATTTCCCGCAGCTTTCCTGCAACCTGAGCCATAATGAGCGAATCCGCACCGTGATCGTAAAAATTCTGCAGTCTGCCGATGACCGGCATACCCAGTGCTTCCGCCCATATCCGCAACAGTTGTTCCTCCAGAGGATCCGAAATTCCGGCTATGGATTCCATAACAGAATCATCCGTTATGGATTGGATTTTCCATTTTGCAAGCTCCCGCCGGTCTATTTTTCCGTTACCTGTCAATGGTAACGCGTCAACAATTTGTATGGCAGCAGGAATCATATAAGCGGGTAGGCGCTGTGATAGAAAATCCGCCAACGTTGCTGCATTTACCGGTATGCTGTTCTGTTTAAAGCAGACCGTCTCCACGATGCCGATCAACGCCTTATTATCACCTGAGCTATCTACCACAACCGCCGCTGCAGCAACAGCAGGGTGTTTCTGCAGTGCCGCTTCAATTTCACCCAGTTCGATCCGGTGCCCCTTAATTTTGACCTGATTGTCTTCGCGACCAAGAAATTCAATTTCGCCGCCGGGCATGTAGCGTCCCATGTCCCCGGTGTGGTAAAGCCTTTGCCCGTCAACGTGATGAGGAAAAAACCGCGCCTCAGTAGTTTCTTTATCTCCGAAATAGCCTTTGGCAAGACCGTCGCCGGTAATATACAGCCCCCCCATCACCCATACGGGGCAGTCCCGCAGCCTTTCATCCAGAATACGGAAACCCTGATTGGCAAGCGGACGTCCGTATGGGATACTGCTCCAGTCCGGCTGCAATCCCTGATAAACATGGTAATTTGACCAAATTGATGCTTCAGTGGCACCACCAAGACTTATAACCTGTACGGAAGGCACTCGTTTTATCAGAGTATCAGGCAGAGTCAGCGGTATCCAGTCTCCGGACAGCATGGCAAGCCGGAACTTCGCCAGGTCTATTTTAGATTCAGAGTTCAGGTAGGCAACCAGCATCTGCACCAACGCCGGCACGGAATTCCATACCGTAATTTCATGTTCAGCCATCAGTTCCACCCAGTGAGACGGGTCTGTCTGCCTGTCAGCGGAAGGATAGATCAGCGTTCCTCCGGCAGACAAAATGCCAAATATATCATAGACGGACAAATCGAAACTCAACTGCGCCAGTCCCAGAACCTTATCATCCCGGCCGACTTTAAAGCGGCTGTTGATATCTGTAATTGTATTGGCGGCCGCACGGTGTGTGATTACGACGCCCTTTGGTTGTCCAGTTGAACCCGAGGTATGAATGAT
Proteins encoded in this window:
- a CDS encoding AMP-binding protein — protein: MTNDGNTKVRKNIESVVQILNFRAQHTPDKTAYGMLDAAFNLSEITYSELFLRVSALSSSLSALKIAEGNRCILMFHQGIDFIVSFLACNRIGAIPVPINMPGRNKSLAKWENISMNSQARCIITDKTGVFSLKDMLKNSETLSALPVYSEQEDVFAETISGFNELAFLQYTSGSTGDPKGVMVTHSALMNNLKQIKDKFRFHEDSVMVSWLPFYHDMGLILGILQGIYSGYKVILMNPADFMQQPMNWMKAISVYGATHTTAPNFAYELAADKLEKLTYAEAGSISLKSLERAICGAEPVNMNTLLKFNKTAQHFGLREYTLSPGYGLAEASLVVSAYKAGQEAGWLKLNRKDLQSGSISVIDKGYLGFSQQMTDEAAIGETYLVGNGFVVDEHQLSIRNPEDGTELSAQAIGEICFAGPSVTKGYWNRPEETKNTFPADEKNGQVYLRTGDLGFKDTNGELYITSRIKDLIIIRGMNYYPQDIERTAFNAGSDLRIDGAAAFSVPQEGEEKLILIQEVNRSAVRNPQCDKWAKIIREDVLKVHGIPAEIIIFIPPMHIPRTTSGKIQRNKAKLMYLNCEWSKIVGTSSLDKIRSSFSVSSEKINSREALAEFIAGLVARQLAITTAEIDQNIPFAELGINSMMSLSIRNSLEQAMGFIVPAASLFNYNTVQQMSEHLYSLCNISFNKPVQAKKAADHTVFAQSEFDNFSEDELFELLKKELGETDHAY
- a CDS encoding non-ribosomal peptide synthetase; the protein is MIPNCKININSLVARLRGEGVSLWAENGKLRYRAPQGMLAGSDLQSLKDYKTNILSLLQSEAKPVTVEYHPESRYEPFPLTDVQFAYLLGRSEVFGYGGVACHIYLELNYPELERRRVEAAWNKLVLRHDMLRAVINKNGYQQVMEKVPRLDVAYTDAGAWETDKVSAQLDDIREEMGHRIYNTDCWPLFGVAVTKTPDRAVLHFSIEFLIADWASIWLLLSEFEALYYEPERMLPDFKLSFRDYLIAERSLRESIVYAKDKDYWFRRIDDLPLAPDLPMARFQTNFGQARFSRRFLKLDAQSWNGLKQKAQQRGLTPTAAVMTAYAAVLERWSRNKKFCLNLTVLNRLPLHSQVNDIVGDFTSVSLLAVDWYTGNSFTERAKTMNKQLFEDLDHRLFSGVEVLREISRRRGREAALMPIVFTSAIGLVEPTEGNCLQGKVEGQGISQTPQVFIDCQAMDSSSGLQVNWDIREGVFPEGMTDDMFDAFESLLRLLGGMQQVWDAGETAALPAWQLSERQRVNDTKMTLPDGLLHSGILAQAAATPDRPAVLDSKGQVTYGELMLIASAVAGKLQETGCKQQDRVAIIMDKSVHQVAAVLGALSAGAVYVPVDTTQPELRRSAMLKKTNVLHVLTCSTSGIKWPENITVIEVDKLTPHRENALVADYDPDMPAYIIHTSGSTGQPKGVVITHRAAANTITDINSRFKVGRDDKVLGLAQLSFDLSVYDIFGILSAGGTLIYPSADRQTDPSHWVELMAEHEITVWNSVPALVQMLVAYLNSESKIDLAKFRLAMLSGDWIPLTLPDTLIKRVPSVQVISLGGATEASIWSNYHVYQGLQPDWSSIPYGRPLANQGFRILDERLRDCPVWVMGGLYITGDGLAKGYFGDKETTEARFFPHHVDGQRLYHTGDMGRYMPGGEIEFLGREDNQVKIKGHRIELGEIEAALQKHPAVAAAAVVVDSSGDNKALIGIVETVCFKQNSIPVNAATLADFLSQRLPAYMIPAAIQIVDALPLTGNGKIDRRELAKWKIQSITDDSVMESIAGISDPLEEQLLRIWAEALGMPVIGRLQNFYDHGADSLIMAQVAGKLREIFAGESLMLDIPFDALLRQMLNYPTVAALAEFVRLQSNKTGHASVDDSIRQQKNNSSNAVLTSYGGGTGALRVVFHAGLGTMNCFRQLLTHLDEQNSGPVIGITVADTDLYCSLDHSGLIEHLADDYAERLIETGHKEMQLIGYSLGGLIAVEVARRLLEKGIHLLDLVLIDSPPVLYDIDDNLVIESLFIQNLHIPLEKAGFSSVNQDEFVRGLRHMFEVNNHSIPAGASLAIGGDEGLDKVGDLFRRLSVLSTRDRFTVYVEAVAKVTGDKMPVEMAEGMFKVFRQSLKSAHFTPQPYMGDIRFLLAREPFALMPWTNETTLGFWKEICLGKFSVQKIAGNHFTCIVAEPNASDLARVIGDLQCR